In Chloroflexota bacterium, a genomic segment contains:
- the alaS gene encoding alanine--tRNA ligase, with amino-acid sequence MTSKELRDAFLQFFAERGHTIVPSSSLVPHNDPTLLFTNAGMVQFKDVFLGLEKREYTRAATAQKCMRVSGKHNDLETVGPSPRHHTFFEMLGNFSFGDYFKREAIQYAWDFLTGVLELDPDRLWPTVYEEDDEAFDLWHTMIGIPTEKIARMGKKTNFWMMGDTGPCGPNSEIHYDRGKEFCTCGDPHCRPELDNGCDRWWELWNLVFMQFNMDEKGQMTRLPRPGVDTGMGFERLISLLQDAPSNYDTDLFVPIIRRVQELLGHSDEEMRKRIVGYRIIADHGRATTFLVGDGVRPGNEGRGYVLRLILRRAARHGKMLGFTEPFLGEIAKVVIDQMSDPYTELSLRREFILKIINQEEERFQQTLSTGLGLLEEMMESLRAEGKREIPGEQAFRLYDTYGFPLDLTREVAAEQGFTVDVQGFQQALEEQRERARAAQHFGPTGEEDRLARYRQIMDKLQAEGKLPAQGVDQLCYETYEADTRLVAILRDGELADSAREGEEVALILPQTPFYAEKGGQVGDTGIIAGYERATDALTWEFEVAEPREVLPGFIVHFGKMTSGTARVGDEVWAAVDYERRQDIARNHTATHILHSELRYVLGEHVQQAGSLVTPDYLRFDFTHSAMLTQDELDAVEQSVNDAILANYPVSAEVEPYKEAVAKGAIALFGEKYGDRVRVVRIGTGEEAFSQELCGGTHVAYTGEIGLFLIQSESSIGAGLRRIVALTGRAAQRMASQRIRTLNAAAAFLGCNPEEVDRKVLNLMERVQTLEKTLEGWKRLQARQQFETLIRQAEKVRGVPVLGAVVSASDVDTMREMTDWFREANPSGVVLLGAVINEKPSLVAAVTEDLVKRGLSAAALVRDAARLIEGGGGGKPTLAQAGGRDVSRLAEAVQSVSAWVREHLPA; translated from the coding sequence CTGACCAGTAAGGAGTTACGCGACGCTTTCCTGCAATTCTTCGCCGAGCGAGGGCATACCATCGTGCCCAGTTCGTCGTTGGTCCCGCACAATGACCCCACGCTGCTGTTCACCAACGCGGGCATGGTTCAGTTCAAGGATGTGTTCCTGGGCCTGGAGAAGCGCGAATACACCCGCGCCGCCACCGCCCAGAAGTGCATGAGGGTCAGCGGCAAGCACAACGACCTGGAGACCGTCGGGCCGTCGCCGAGGCACCACACGTTCTTTGAGATGCTGGGCAACTTCTCGTTCGGCGACTATTTCAAGCGCGAGGCCATCCAGTACGCCTGGGATTTCCTCACGGGGGTGCTGGAACTGGACCCCGATCGGCTGTGGCCCACCGTGTACGAGGAAGACGACGAGGCGTTTGACCTGTGGCACACCATGATCGGCATCCCGACCGAGAAGATCGCTCGCATGGGCAAGAAGACCAACTTCTGGATGATGGGCGACACGGGGCCGTGCGGGCCGAACTCGGAGATCCACTACGACCGCGGCAAGGAGTTCTGCACCTGCGGCGACCCCCATTGCCGCCCCGAACTGGACAATGGCTGCGACCGCTGGTGGGAACTGTGGAACCTGGTGTTCATGCAGTTCAACATGGACGAGAAGGGGCAGATGACGCGGTTGCCGCGTCCGGGCGTGGATACGGGCATGGGGTTTGAGCGGCTGATTTCGCTGTTGCAAGACGCCCCCAGCAACTATGACACCGACCTGTTTGTCCCCATTATTCGGCGGGTTCAGGAACTGCTGGGCCACTCGGACGAGGAGATGCGCAAGCGCATCGTGGGCTACCGCATCATCGCCGACCACGGGCGCGCGACCACGTTCCTTGTGGGCGATGGGGTGCGCCCTGGCAACGAGGGGCGCGGGTACGTGCTGCGGCTCATCCTGCGGCGGGCGGCCCGCCACGGGAAGATGCTGGGGTTCACCGAGCCGTTCCTCGGCGAAATCGCCAAGGTTGTCATAGACCAGATGAGCGACCCCTACACCGAACTCAGCCTGCGCCGCGAGTTCATCCTGAAGATCATCAATCAGGAGGAGGAGCGATTCCAGCAGACGCTGAGCACGGGGCTTGGGCTGCTGGAAGAGATGATGGAGAGCCTGCGGGCGGAGGGGAAGCGCGAGATTCCAGGGGAGCAGGCCTTCCGCCTGTACGACACCTACGGGTTCCCGCTGGATTTGACGCGGGAGGTGGCCGCCGAACAGGGGTTCACGGTGGACGTGCAGGGGTTCCAGCAGGCGCTGGAGGAGCAACGCGAACGGGCGCGCGCCGCGCAGCACTTCGGCCCGACGGGCGAGGAAGACCGCCTGGCGCGCTACCGGCAGATCATGGACAAACTCCAGGCTGAGGGCAAGTTGCCGGCCCAGGGCGTGGATCAACTCTGCTATGAGACCTACGAGGCCGACACGCGGTTGGTGGCCATCCTTCGCGACGGCGAACTCGCCGACAGCGCCCGAGAGGGCGAGGAGGTGGCCCTCATCTTGCCGCAGACGCCCTTCTACGCCGAGAAGGGCGGCCAGGTGGGAGACACGGGCATCATCGCAGGGTACGAGCGCGCGACGGACGCGCTCACGTGGGAGTTTGAGGTCGCCGAGCCGAGGGAGGTCCTCCCCGGCTTCATCGTGCACTTCGGCAAGATGACCTCGGGCACGGCCAGGGTGGGGGATGAGGTCTGGGCCGCGGTGGACTACGAGCGGCGGCAGGACATCGCCCGCAATCACACCGCGACGCATATCCTGCACAGCGAACTCCGCTACGTCCTGGGCGAGCACGTGCAGCAGGCCGGCTCTCTGGTTACGCCCGACTACCTGCGGTTTGACTTCACCCATTCGGCCATGCTGACCCAGGACGAGTTGGACGCCGTGGAGCAGTCGGTGAACGACGCCATTTTGGCGAACTACCCCGTCTCCGCCGAGGTGGAGCCGTACAAGGAAGCGGTGGCGAAAGGGGCCATCGCGCTGTTCGGCGAGAAGTACGGCGACCGCGTGCGTGTGGTGCGCATCGGCACAGGGGAGGAAGCCTTCAGCCAGGAGTTATGCGGCGGCACTCATGTGGCCTACACCGGCGAAATCGGCCTGTTCCTCATCCAGAGCGAGAGCAGCATCGGCGCGGGGTTGCGGCGCATCGTGGCCCTCACCGGACGGGCGGCCCAGCGCATGGCGTCGCAGCGAATACGGACGCTGAACGCCGCCGCCGCGTTCCTGGGCTGCAATCCCGAGGAAGTGGACCGCAAGGTGCTCAACCTGATGGAGCGGGTGCAGACGCTGGAGAAGACCCTGGAAGGGTGGAAACGGCTCCAGGCGCGGCAACAGTTTGAGACGTTGATTCGGCAGGCCGAGAAGGTGCGGGGCGTGCCCGTGTTGGGGGCGGTGGTGTCGGCCTCTGACGTGGACACCATGCGCGAGATGACCGACTGGTTCCGCGAGGCCAACCCTAGCGGCGTGGTGCTCCTGGGCGCGGTCATCAATGAGAAGCCGAGCCTGGTGGCGGCGGTTACGGAAGACCTGGTGAAGCGCGGGTTGAGCGCGGCAGCCCTGGTGCGCGACGCGGCTCGTCTGATTGAGGGCGGCGGAGGAGGCAAGCCCACGCTGGCCCAGGCTGGCGGGCGCGATGTCAGCCGTCTGGCCGAGGCGGTGCAAAGCGTGTCGGCCTGGGTGCGCGAGCACCTACCGGCCTAG
- a CDS encoding baseplate J/gp47 family protein: MEQIIYLEPTDDVPAIRDRLDWAEARRVLLVVPKGHTALQNPVGLRLLARHAAAREMEVVLVTRDRVVAALAREQGIAVSRSVEHAQRVRRAGVPPVGTFTPPPSAATPAAREPRPLPAAVGQAGRWGQMGVVLVLIAVVGLLLVGVAVVVIPSAEIHAQLPAVPLAESVLIQADAKLTQMQPITAAVPARDIRVEVKDTERVQVSGRKDVPDAKAQGEVVFSNKTNSEVLLPAGVVLATSTGIIVRFQTVETVTVPAGQGAKAVAKIEALEPGLSGNVPAYVITRIEDTPGAPPEIRAAVNVVNEKPTSGGSVRSTPVVSNEDKTRARAQLLQRIQQEAYLMLRDELQEQEFLLPETMVAIPISEVYDKFTDEPAEELTLDMIVVVKALAISGKDANALALEALERKVPQGMALVPRTLQFRPTEVKDVQDGRVVFVMAASGAAAPVVDEAKILNAVRGKPVSWVEQYLQSELGLESPPDIRLRNGWLERMPLLSMRMTLRTELAGESP; the protein is encoded by the coding sequence ATGGAGCAGATCATCTACCTGGAACCGACCGACGACGTGCCGGCGATTCGGGACCGCCTGGATTGGGCCGAGGCCAGGCGGGTTCTCCTCGTCGTCCCAAAAGGCCACACCGCGTTGCAGAACCCCGTGGGGTTGCGGCTTCTGGCGCGCCACGCCGCAGCGCGCGAGATGGAGGTCGTCTTGGTAACGCGCGACCGCGTCGTAGCAGCATTGGCCCGCGAGCAAGGCATCGCCGTGTCCCGCTCCGTGGAGCACGCGCAGCGCGTTCGGCGGGCCGGCGTGCCCCCTGTTGGCACCTTCACCCCGCCGCCGTCCGCCGCGACGCCCGCCGCTCGCGAACCGCGGCCCTTGCCCGCGGCCGTCGGTCAGGCGGGCCGATGGGGACAGATGGGCGTCGTCCTGGTGCTCATCGCCGTCGTAGGGTTGCTCCTGGTGGGGGTCGCGGTGGTGGTGATACCCTCGGCGGAGATTCACGCGCAACTGCCTGCGGTGCCGCTGGCCGAGTCGGTCCTCATCCAGGCCGACGCGAAACTGACGCAGATGCAGCCCATCACGGCGGCTGTGCCCGCGCGCGACATCCGCGTGGAGGTCAAGGACACCGAGCGGGTCCAGGTGTCGGGCCGCAAGGATGTGCCCGACGCCAAAGCCCAGGGCGAGGTCGTATTCTCCAACAAGACCAACAGCGAAGTGCTCCTCCCTGCCGGCGTTGTGTTGGCCACCTCTACCGGAATCATCGTGCGGTTCCAGACGGTGGAGACGGTTACCGTCCCCGCCGGCCAGGGGGCCAAGGCCGTGGCGAAGATTGAGGCGCTGGAGCCTGGACTGAGCGGCAACGTGCCAGCCTATGTCATCACCCGCATTGAGGACACCCCTGGCGCGCCGCCCGAGATCAGGGCGGCGGTCAACGTGGTGAACGAGAAGCCCACCAGCGGCGGGTCGGTGAGGAGCACGCCCGTCGTGAGCAACGAGGACAAAACCCGCGCCCGCGCCCAATTGCTCCAGCGCATCCAGCAGGAAGCCTACCTGATGCTTCGGGATGAATTGCAGGAGCAGGAGTTTTTGCTGCCCGAGACGATGGTCGCCATCCCCATCAGCGAGGTGTACGACAAATTCACCGACGAGCCTGCCGAAGAACTGACGCTGGACATGATCGTGGTGGTGAAGGCGCTGGCCATCAGCGGCAAGGACGCCAACGCCCTGGCGCTGGAGGCGCTGGAGCGCAAGGTTCCACAGGGCATGGCGCTGGTGCCGCGCACGCTTCAGTTCCGCCCGACCGAGGTGAAGGACGTGCAGGATGGGCGGGTTGTGTTCGTCATGGCGGCTTCGGGGGCGGCTGCGCCTGTGGTTGACGAGGCGAAAATCCTCAACGCCGTGCGCGGCAAGCCGGTCTCGTGGGTGGAGCAGTACCTGCAATCGGAGTTGGGCCTGGAATCGCCGCCCGACATTCGGCTGCGCAACGGGTGGCTGGAGCGCATGCCTCTGCTGTCCATGCGCATGACCCTGCGCACCGAACTGGCCGGAGAGTCGCCGTGA
- the ruvX gene encoding Holliday junction resolvase RuvX yields the protein MIVVGLDVGRRRIGVAASDPTGFLASGVRVIQRATLERDVEAVRSLVESLGAAQVVVGYPLSMSGEAGPQAEETERFVEALRLRTSVPVILWDERLSTLEADRRMQEAGVSGRERRQRVDVAAAILILQSYLDSIRGQR from the coding sequence GTGATTGTGGTGGGGCTGGACGTGGGCCGCAGGCGCATTGGTGTGGCGGCGAGCGACCCGACGGGCTTCCTCGCCAGCGGCGTTCGGGTCATCCAGCGGGCCACGCTGGAACGCGACGTGGAGGCCGTGCGGAGCCTGGTGGAATCGCTTGGGGCTGCGCAGGTGGTCGTGGGCTATCCGCTGTCCATGTCGGGGGAGGCCGGCCCGCAGGCCGAGGAGACCGAGCGGTTTGTGGAGGCGCTGCGCCTTCGCACGTCGGTGCCGGTGATTCTGTGGGACGAACGCCTGTCCACCCTGGAGGCCGACCGCCGGATGCAGGAGGCGGGGGTGAGCGGGCGCGAGCGTCGCCAACGGGTGGATGTGGCGGCGGCCATTCTCATCCTCCAAAGTTATCTTGATTCCATTCGGGGGCAACGGTGA
- the mltG gene encoding endolytic transglycosylase MltG — protein sequence MRKAIRVLIFLVAILAVLALFVGGGYFVWQRMMAGPSVDAGALPTPDAGGVEKQLIGLYLQFRQADLETPADPQGKPLPFTVEPGETAADIAAKLQQAGLISDADLFRMLVRYYDMANRLEAGEYELSPAMTMVEIAERLQHGRLREMTITIPEGWRLEQIATYLDEQGVAPRSDFIALASQEWPEFTFLRDRPAGASLEGYLFPDTYRIGPSFGAREVISLMLANFDRRVTPDLRARAQEQRMTLHEVLTLAAIVEREAVIPDERPIIAAVYLNRLEAGMYLGADPTVQYAMGFNPKTGRWWNPLTAEDYQSVDSPYNTYTHLGLPPGPICNPGLEAIRAVLYPASVDYLYFVRNDVKGDGSHVFSRTFEEHLENQAKYRR from the coding sequence GTGAGGAAAGCCATTCGCGTTCTCATATTCCTGGTAGCGATTTTGGCGGTGCTGGCCCTGTTCGTCGGCGGGGGGTATTTCGTGTGGCAGCGCATGATGGCGGGGCCGAGCGTGGACGCGGGTGCGCTCCCCACGCCCGACGCGGGTGGCGTGGAGAAGCAACTCATCGGCCTGTACCTGCAGTTTCGCCAGGCCGATTTGGAGACGCCCGCAGACCCGCAGGGCAAGCCGCTACCCTTCACGGTGGAGCCTGGCGAGACGGCTGCGGACATTGCCGCGAAACTCCAGCAGGCGGGGCTGATTTCGGACGCGGACCTGTTCCGAATGCTGGTGCGGTACTACGACATGGCGAACCGCCTGGAGGCCGGCGAGTACGAACTGTCGCCCGCCATGACGATGGTGGAGATCGCCGAGCGACTCCAGCATGGCCGCCTGCGCGAGATGACGATCACGATCCCCGAAGGCTGGCGGCTGGAGCAGATCGCGACATACCTGGACGAGCAGGGCGTCGCGCCCCGCTCGGACTTCATCGCCCTGGCATCGCAGGAATGGCCCGAGTTCACGTTCCTGCGGGACCGGCCGGCGGGCGCATCGCTGGAAGGCTACCTGTTCCCCGACACCTACCGCATCGGCCCGTCGTTCGGCGCGCGCGAGGTGATCTCGCTGATGCTGGCCAACTTTGACCGCAGGGTTACGCCAGACCTGCGGGCGCGGGCGCAGGAGCAGAGGATGACGCTCCACGAGGTCCTGACCCTCGCGGCCATCGTGGAACGCGAGGCCGTGATCCCCGACGAGCGGCCCATCATCGCCGCGGTGTACCTGAATCGGCTGGAAGCCGGCATGTACCTGGGCGCCGATCCGACGGTGCAGTACGCCATGGGGTTCAATCCGAAGACCGGCCGCTGGTGGAATCCGCTCACGGCCGAGGACTACCAGTCGGTGGATTCGCCGTACAACACGTACACGCACCTGGGCCTGCCACCTGGCCCTATCTGCAACCCAGGGCTGGAAGCCATCCGCGCCGTGCTGTACCCGGCGAGCGTGGACTACCTGTACTTCGTGCGGAACGATGTGAAGGGCGACGGCTCCCACGTGTTCAGCCGCACGTTTGAGGAGCATCTGGAGAACCAGGCGAAGTATCGCCGATGA
- a CDS encoding ABC transporter substrate-binding protein: protein MRCAALAVVAGLVACRGAAPIPRVVKVGLVGSFEGLYRSYGYETLHATKVALAEWNERGGVGGHPVELVALDDSGNPEQARRQPAELAADPDILGTVGHTLAHTTEAALSEYTRAGLPLVSPTAWTGIPRAGWVFFVGTSYLHEALAAAQATGATLGARLAVIGGDEEWITLSAWWAMLLTPGEAAPADAQAIVLAGPPDRAAEWAQAYTGAGIPLVGTSDLAGDVFPALAGDAAAGTWIARVAVRASAAEWERFRQRYAALAGAEPGPRAAIGYDAANVLLAAMDRAARSGDLTRAGVARALRDTGWQGLTGPIAFQANGTRAQVDVEVVRLSPPGIGNRE, encoded by the coding sequence GTGCGCTGCGCGGCGCTGGCCGTCGTCGCAGGTCTGGTCGCATGCCGTGGCGCAGCGCCCATCCCTCGCGTCGTCAAGGTGGGCCTTGTCGGCTCGTTTGAGGGACTGTACCGCAGTTACGGGTACGAGACCCTGCATGCGACGAAGGTGGCCCTGGCCGAGTGGAATGAGCGGGGCGGCGTCGGGGGCCATCCGGTGGAACTGGTGGCGCTGGACGATTCTGGCAATCCCGAGCAGGCGCGACGACAACCGGCAGAGTTGGCCGCCGACCCCGACATCCTCGGCACAGTGGGACATACGCTGGCGCACACCACAGAAGCCGCGCTGAGCGAATACACGCGCGCGGGCTTGCCGCTGGTGTCGCCGACGGCGTGGACGGGTATCCCGCGAGCCGGGTGGGTCTTTTTCGTAGGGACGTCGTACTTGCACGAAGCCCTCGCTGCGGCGCAGGCTACCGGCGCAACGCTCGGAGCGCGGTTGGCCGTCATCGGCGGCGACGAGGAGTGGATCACGTTGAGCGCGTGGTGGGCGATGCTGCTCACGCCGGGCGAAGCGGCTCCCGCCGACGCGCAGGCGATCGTGCTGGCGGGGCCGCCCGACCGCGCCGCGGAGTGGGCGCAGGCCTACACGGGCGCGGGCATCCCGCTGGTGGGCACGAGCGACCTGGCCGGAGATGTGTTCCCGGCGCTGGCAGGCGACGCCGCCGCGGGGACCTGGATCGCGCGGGTGGCGGTTCGGGCGAGCGCCGCCGAGTGGGAGCGTTTCCGCCAGCGGTACGCGGCGCTGGCCGGCGCGGAGCCGGGGCCGAGGGCGGCCATCGGATACGACGCGGCGAATGTGCTCCTGGCCGCCATGGACCGGGCGGCCCGTTCCGGAGACCTGACCCGCGCGGGCGTGGCCCGTGCGCTGCGCGATACAGGCTGGCAGGGGCTGACGGGGCCTATTGCGTTTCAGGCTAATGGCACTCGCGCGCAGGTGGATGTGGAGGTTGTGAGGCTTTCGCCGCCGGGGATTGGTAACCGCGAATAG
- a CDS encoding glycosyltransferase family 4 protein, which translates to MRVLMFSWEYPPHVVGGLGKHVMELAPALAEQGAEVHIVTPAWMGGAPEEHAGNLHVYRVPPPEGPFDDVHDSAERTNVRLGDVAEDLFGKVGGFDIVHAHDWLVAFAGERLKHAHKIPLLATLHATEMGRNHGHLYNDLQQSIHSVEWWLTYEAWRVICCSQYMAWEVQSYFHVPADKIDVIPNGVDTSPFECWRGVDLSDFRRGFALPHEKIVFYVGRIVYEKGVHVLLEAVPRVLQAFPDAKFVIAGTGGMLGDLRHRAQERGLGSKVLFTGFISDQDRNKLLTLADCVVFPSLYEPFGIVALEAMAARAPVVVSAVGGLAEVVKHAETGITVYPGNAESLAWGILHTLQEPAWAQQRAEAAYRMVIEQYNWRHIADRTLGVYERVVQERAHADW; encoded by the coding sequence ATGCGGGTTCTGATGTTTTCGTGGGAATACCCGCCGCACGTGGTGGGCGGCCTGGGCAAACATGTGATGGAACTGGCCCCGGCCCTGGCAGAGCAGGGCGCCGAGGTGCATATCGTTACGCCCGCGTGGATGGGCGGCGCCCCCGAGGAGCACGCGGGCAACCTGCACGTGTACCGCGTGCCGCCGCCCGAAGGCCCCTTTGACGACGTGCACGACTCGGCCGAGCGGACCAACGTGCGCCTGGGGGATGTGGCCGAGGATTTGTTCGGCAAAGTTGGCGGGTTTGATATCGTGCACGCCCACGACTGGCTTGTGGCCTTCGCGGGGGAACGGCTCAAGCATGCCCACAAGATTCCGCTCCTCGCCACCCTTCACGCGACGGAGATGGGGAGGAATCACGGGCATCTGTACAACGATCTGCAGCAGTCCATCCACAGCGTGGAGTGGTGGCTGACCTACGAGGCGTGGCGCGTCATCTGTTGCAGCCAGTACATGGCATGGGAAGTGCAGTCGTACTTTCACGTGCCCGCCGACAAGATTGACGTGATTCCCAACGGCGTGGACACCTCGCCGTTTGAATGCTGGCGGGGCGTGGATTTGTCGGACTTTCGCAGGGGGTTCGCGCTGCCCCATGAGAAGATCGTCTTCTACGTGGGCCGCATCGTGTACGAGAAGGGCGTTCACGTGCTGCTGGAAGCGGTGCCGCGGGTGCTACAGGCGTTCCCCGACGCGAAATTCGTCATCGCGGGCACGGGGGGCATGCTGGGCGACCTGCGGCACAGGGCGCAGGAGCGCGGCCTGGGCAGCAAGGTGCTGTTCACCGGCTTCATCTCGGACCAGGACCGCAACAAACTGCTGACCCTGGCGGACTGTGTGGTATTCCCCAGTTTGTACGAGCCGTTCGGCATCGTGGCGCTGGAGGCGATGGCTGCCCGCGCGCCGGTCGTCGTGTCCGCGGTGGGTGGGCTGGCCGAGGTGGTGAAGCACGCCGAAACGGGCATCACCGTCTATCCCGGCAACGCGGAATCGCTCGCATGGGGTATTCTCCACACGTTGCAGGAACCCGCGTGGGCGCAGCAGCGGGCCGAGGCGGCGTATCGCATGGTAATCGAGCAGTACAACTGGCGACACATCGCCGACCGAACCCTGGGTGTGTACGAGAGGGTTGTGCAGGAGCGGGCGCACGCGGATTGGTAG
- a CDS encoding pyrimidine-nucleoside phosphorylase, with translation MNAIDVIAKKRDGQTLTRDEIHDFVQGFVRGDIPDYQVAAWLMAVFLRGMSYQETADLTLAIVNSGDRLDLSGIAPFVVDKHSSGGVGDKTTLVVAPIVAACGLPVAKMSGRALGFTGGTLDKLESIPGFRADLTTEEFLAQVREHGIVVSGQSKDLAPADGKLYALRDVTATVDSIPLIAASIMSKKIASGANGIVLDVKVGRGAFMETEERALELAQMMVRIGRSLGRRVTAVLSDMNQPLGLAVGNAVEVREAIDTLNGRGPADFLQHCLTIAGQMVLLAGRAATEQEARDLLLHQIRSGAGLAKLKEMVAAQGGDTAYVDEPDRLPRASIVQPLLAPASGYVTAIDAREVGLTAALLGAGRQKKGDPVDYAVGIVLRHKVGDYVKQGEELLTVHANSADRLREAQLRLRGAIRIGDAPPEPLPLIHRILRDTDVQ, from the coding sequence ATGAACGCCATAGACGTGATCGCCAAGAAGCGCGACGGGCAGACGCTGACCCGCGACGAAATCCACGACTTCGTGCAGGGCTTCGTGCGCGGCGACATCCCCGACTATCAGGTGGCCGCCTGGCTCATGGCCGTCTTCCTGCGCGGCATGTCCTACCAGGAGACCGCCGACCTCACCCTGGCCATCGTGAACTCCGGCGACCGCCTGGACCTGAGCGGCATCGCGCCGTTCGTCGTGGACAAGCACTCCAGCGGCGGCGTGGGCGACAAGACCACCCTCGTCGTGGCCCCCATCGTGGCCGCCTGCGGCCTGCCCGTCGCCAAGATGAGCGGCCGCGCGCTGGGCTTCACCGGCGGCACGCTGGACAAACTGGAATCCATCCCGGGGTTCCGCGCCGACCTCACCACCGAGGAGTTCCTGGCCCAGGTGCGCGAGCACGGCATCGTCGTCTCGGGCCAGTCCAAGGACCTGGCCCCCGCCGACGGCAAACTCTACGCCCTGCGCGATGTTACCGCCACCGTGGACTCCATCCCCCTCATCGCCGCGTCCATCATGAGCAAGAAGATCGCGTCGGGCGCCAACGGCATCGTGTTGGACGTGAAGGTGGGGCGCGGGGCCTTCATGGAGACCGAGGAGCGCGCGCTGGAACTGGCGCAGATGATGGTGCGCATCGGGCGCAGCCTGGGCCGCCGGGTTACCGCCGTCCTGTCGGACATGAACCAGCCCCTTGGCCTGGCCGTGGGCAACGCCGTGGAGGTTAGGGAAGCGATAGACACGCTGAACGGGCGCGGCCCTGCGGACTTCCTCCAGCATTGCCTGACCATCGCGGGCCAGATGGTGCTGCTGGCCGGCCGCGCGGCGACCGAGCAGGAAGCCCGCGACTTGCTCCTGCACCAGATTCGTTCGGGCGCGGGGCTGGCGAAACTCAAGGAGATGGTAGCGGCCCAGGGCGGCGACACCGCCTACGTGGACGAACCCGACCGCCTCCCCAGGGCCAGCATCGTGCAGCCACTCCTGGCGCCCGCGTCGGGGTACGTAACCGCCATTGACGCCCGCGAGGTGGGGCTTACGGCTGCGCTGCTCGGCGCAGGGCGGCAGAAGAAGGGCGACCCGGTGGACTACGCCGTGGGGATTGTGCTGCGGCACAAGGTTGGAGATTATGTCAAGCAGGGCGAGGAACTGCTGACGGTACACGCCAACTCCGCCGACAGGCTGCGGGAGGCCCAACTGCGCCTGCGCGGCGCGATTCGCATCGGCGACGCCCCACCCGAGCCTCTCCCGCTCATCCACCGCATCCTGCGCGACACGGATGTGCAATAG